The sequence below is a genomic window from Synechococcus sp. PCC 7335.
CTTGGCTGATGACGATAAAAAGGTGGCTACGCTTTACGGTATGCTCCACCCAGAATCTAGCACTGGCAACACTTTGACTGTGCGCTCTGTGTTTGTGATTGATCCTAATAAAAAAATTCGTTTGACCATCACTTATCCTGCTAGCACAGGCCGCAACTTTGATGAGATTTTGCGAGTAATCGATTCGTTGCAGCTTACTGACTATCATCAGGTAGCCACTCCTGGCAACTGGCAAGATGGCGGTGACTGTGTTGTTGTCCCTTCTATCTCTACTGAAGATGCTAAAAAGCAGTTTCCTAAGGGTGTGACTGAAGTAAAACCATATCTACGGATGACGCCTCAGCCAAACAAGTAAGCAGCTGTTTGAGCTGTTCTAAATAAATGTGACGCGCTACTGAGCTTAGCTAGTAGCGCGTTTCTGCTCTAACCTCAATTTTCGCTCAGACTACAGTTTGACTAGATTATGAAAGTTCAAAAGATATTAGGGTATCTATTGGGGTTTTGTTTGTTGATAACTGCGATCGCCTGTGGGTTTAGTCAATTTCCCCAGTGGACTGTTTTATTCTTAGGCATGCTATTTACAGCGGCATACATCAACAACAAATGGACCGTTTGGAAAGAGCTAGTACAGCGTGACTTATCTTCTAGCGATCACCGATTTCCTCTTCGCAACTTCTATCAAGCACTAGGCGCAACCTATCTAATTGAAACAACTATTGTTTTTGCCTTCTACTGGCTAGGTCGCGGCATCTCTGGACTGTTGTAGCGGGTTTTTGACACCCAGTAAACAGAGCCGTGAGAAGAAAATCTACTCACTCAGTCTACCTACTCTAGAACTATTTTATGGCTCAGACTGCTGGAGAGAACCGCATGGTACCGGTATCATACTTGATATCAATAAATAGATCACCCTCTTGAAAGAAGTAGATAACACCCCCTTGCAGGGCTTGAAGGTATCTTTGATCGATTGATTCTGGCGGACAAATTGCTAGCGTACTGGCTCCTAGCTCGATAGACAGGCTGCTGCCTTCGGTAGTAAAACGTCCCTTCACTTGATTGCAATCGGCACGAATAGCAACCTGTCCGTCTTCCAGAAACTCAAGTGTATAGTTGCTAGGCGAAGTGGTTTCTAAAAGTTCGTCGTTATTATAAGAAATCTGCTGTAGCTGCCATACCGTTCCTATCAATGTACCTTCTTCAGAAACTACCTCCGTGCTATCAACTTGCTCAACTTGCACGGCAACTTCGGTAGGATTGCCATTGGTAATTACTGGAAGATCGGACGTAGTGGCAAACTGTAGAGTGTTGTCTACTGTGATCTTAGCGCTAAGTCCATAGGAGAGCGAGGGGTCAATTTGTTCTAGATCGTAGGGTAGCTCAAAGGAGAAAGGAACCTGCCGTCCACCAGAAAGAATTTGTGTAGAGGCGAGGCTGCTGACTGGCTCATTTGGCTGGCCGATCTCTACTAAGCTGACCTCTACAACAGCATCTGGCGGTAGAGCAATGCGAGGCAGGTATGAAACTGTACCTGTAACGGTTTCTCCCTTCTGTTGAGGTTGGCCATTGATGGTGATAATCTGTTCGCCTGACTGGGCGATCGCAATTTCTACTGTAAGTTCTCCGGCATAGCGATACGTGGTGCCAGATGCCGTAGATTCAGCCGTAGCTGGAACGCCACGTAGCTCTGTGATGCCGGTTTGCTTGTTGTATAGATTGAGGCGAGGCTGTCCGTCTAGAGTGTACACTCGCACTGCAATATCAGGAGTCTGAGAGAAGACTAATGTACCTTCTGGTAGTGTGCCTTCAGGTAGATTCGTTACCTCATCTTCAGCTTCTGGAGTTTGTGCTAGCTGACTGATACGAACACGTTTTGAGCTAGACAAAGGGGTTATGGCGGAGGTTAATTCTGGCTGTGCGGTTGATCTTGCGATCGCCTCAAACGGAACCGATCCACACACAGCTACTATTGCTAAACCTGATCCAATCGCTTGAGAAAAGAGTCTTATATTCATCTTATATTCATAATTGAATGCTACCTTTTCGCTCTTAGTTAGTGCTTATGAGATTAGTGCTTATGAACTCGCCAGACAGACACTGATAAAGACAACGCTTGCTGTCAGTTAATACGACCACAATACAGAAATAGTCAGCCATTGAGCGCTATGCTAACTTGTCACTATTTTACACTACCTAGTGTCTTCTCGAAATGAACTTCGATACCTACGACCCTCAAGATCTTTATGACGAATACTTTGTTGCAGCAGGGAAACTTCGCCCAGATTTAGCGCCTATCTTGGAGTGGTTTCAATCGCTGCCATCTCAGAATATGAGCCAAATAAAGGCCAAGCTAGAAGCTGTTCTTGAAGAGTTAGGGGCAACTTTTAGCCTTGATGACGAAGAGCGGGTACTGCCTTTCGATCCTGTACCCCGAGTCATTACTGCTGAGGAGTGGCAACGTTTGACTGCTGGTCTAACGCAGCGCGTCACGGCGCTGAATATGTTTTGTGCCGATGTGTATGGCGATCAGCGCATTATCCATGAGGGTGTGATTCCTCGCGACGTAATTGAGTCAGCTCTACGGTTTCGGCCTGAGTGTATGGGAATGAAGCCGCCTCAAGGTATCTGGTGTCATATCAGCGGCATCGATTTAGTTCGCAATAGTGACGGCAACTGGTATGTACTAGAAGATAATTTGCGCGTTCCTTCTGGTATTGCCTATGTGCTAAAAAATCGTCTGGCGATGGAGCGAGTGCTGCCAGAGCTGATGGCAGCGTTTGATCCTAGGCCGGTAGCAGACTACGCTCAACAACTTAGATCGGTGATGGATCTGATGACGTCTGATTCTCATAGTCCTGAATTCAATAGTCATATGGCTGTGTTGACGCCTGGCGCTCATAGCTCTGCCTACTTTGAGCATCAGCTTCTAGCCGAGCAGATGGGTATTGCGTTGATTGTCCCAGACGATGTGACTATGTCAGAGGGATATCTTTGCTATCGCACTGATAAGGGTTCTCAGCGGTTGGATGCAATATATCGGCGAGGTGATACTGAAATGTTTGCCGACCTGGATTTAGGAGAGGACTATCCCGATAGTACGGCTACCTTAATAGATCTGTGTCGGCAAGGGAAGCTGGCGATCGCAAATGCGATCGGTGCTGGTATCGGCGACGACAAGGTGATCTATGCCTATGTGCCAGAGATGATTCGCTTTTACCTAGATGAGGAGCCGCTGCTGCCAAACGTGCCGACCTATCTATGCTGGCGAGAGAGCGATCGCGACTATGTATTAGACCATCTAGAAGAACTGGTGGTAAAAGCAGCCAGCGCTGAAGGCGGAGATGACATGCTAGTCGGCATCAATTCCACCGCTGAAGAACGGCAGGCCTTTGCTCAAAAGATTCGTGATAAGCCCAGAGAATATATGGCACAGCCAACAATATATCTCTCACAAATCCCGACGGTAGTAGAGGGCGGCATTGAGGGTCGGCACACGGATTTGCGCCCCTATGTACTGCATAAAGACGACGAGATTTATGTGCATCCAGGTGGACTGACGCGAGTAGCCCTAGAAAAAGGCAAGCTAGTCGTGAACTCATCGCAAGGTGGTGGCGCTAAAGATACCTGGGTACTGAAGTAGTGCTAGCCTAAATCGCTGAGCGAGTGAGTTGGGGGATTATCTCGGCTACTGTATCTGCTTCGAGATACGTCTTTTTAGCAGCTCGAAGAGTCTGTCATCGTCTTGTCTCTGCAAGGCGCGGCGGGGAATGACGCTGAGATCGCGTTCTCCATGATATAGCAGGTAGAATTCCTGATCGCGCTGCCATGAGTGATAAAACGACCACTTTACTTCTGAGTCAATTTCATCTGTTTGAAACCTGATGGCGTCTTCTCGAAAGCGCAAACGATACTCTGACTTTAGCTTTGGCTGCGAGCGGTAGATGATTTGAGGTAACAGCAGCAGTGAGTAGAGAGTGAGGGCTAGAAGGCAGACGCTTAGAACAATGAGCAGCCACGCAAAAAACGGGATGCCAACCGATTGCAACAGATAGATCCCAACAGCGAACATAAAAACGCTAACTGCACCGTCGCGCCAGAGGTTAAGCTTGGTTTTGTAGTAGCGCCGAATAGCACGGATATATTCACTCCTCCTGATTGTAAAAATGACATCAACAAAATCTGCCAAGACAGACTGACCTCATGGTTTTCTAGGGTGAATGGGTATTCAATCTACTCAGTTTGCCTACCAGCCGACAGTCTGAGCAATTGTTTGAGCGAGTACCTCATACTTGAAAGGTTTGGTAATTATGCCATCAACCCCTAAAGCCATAAATTCTTTTTGGTCGCTAACGTCTGTGTTGCCTGTCAGTAGGAGCACGGGAATAGTGCGAGTTGACTCACGGTCCTGAAGCTTCTTGTAGACAGCAATCCCGTCTTCTTCTGGCATGACAACATCAATCAAAATTAGATCGAGTGGCTTAGACTGGGCAATCGAAATGCCTTCTTTTCCAGAAGCGGCCGTCCATACAGTCCAGTCCGTCTTACTTTCCAAAGAAAGTTGAATAACCTCCCGTATTCCTTCATCGTCATCGACGACTAATACTCGCTTCGCCATTTTGCTATCCTATTGCCGCTATGCGATCACTGCCATTCTATTACCAGCAATCAAATCGCCGGGTTTAATTACTGTTTAACGACCAAAGATGCAGATCTGGTTGCGTCCGGCTGCTTTAGCACGGTATAGAGCCTGGTCAGCGCGACGGTAGAGCATTTCAACTGTTTCTCCATCCGCAGGCGCAGTCACCATTCCACCACTGAGACTAACTTGAAACTCTAGTAGCAGATCTGATTGGTAGAAAGCGGATGACTTTGCTTGAAAAATATGCTGACCAAAACTCTCGCGCAGCGTATTCAACCGCTGCAGCGATCGTTCCTTGGAGACATTATATAAACCCACCACGAATTCTTCACCGCCCCAGCGAGCAACCACATCTTCACCTCGAAAGGAGTTGCGCAAATACTCTGCGAATACCTTTAACACCTGATCGCCGACATCATGACCATAGCGATCGTTGATTTGTTTGAAATGGTCCAAATCTAAAAGCGCCATACATAGCGGAACACCTTGACGAACCGATAGTCTAAGCAAACGTTCCAGCGTCTCTGCCGACTGACGACGACGGCTCAGTCCCGTGAGGCTGTCAATTTCTGCTAGCTTCCTCAAGAGCCGCTGCCGCTCTAACCGATTCAAGATACGTCCAATCAACTCATGGTCAACCACTGGCTTGCTAATATAATCATCAGCTCCTGCCTCGAACACTTCTCTCACAATTTCAGGAGCTGTGTGGGCTGACAAGAATAAAATTGGAATTTGTGCAGTTCTTGGATCGCTGCGAATTACCTGACAAAGCTCTAGTCCATTGAACTGTGGCATCTCAAGATCTAGTATCAATAGATCAGGCAAAGTCTTCTCTAATGCTTGCCAAAGCTGAGTCGGCTCAGATAGAAGCGTTAATTGAAATCCCCACGGACCCAGTAAACTTTGCAAGTGGAGCAATGTTTCAGGATTGTCATCTAAAGCCACAATCCGAACGTCCGTAGAGGCCCGCTTGGTAACCGTATAAGCGACAGTTTCTAGTATCTGAGCTACGTCCATAGGTTTGTGCAAGAAGGTACACCCACCAGAGCGCACTACGTTAACCCGCGCGGTTAAAGAGTCTTGTTCACTGATAACTAGAATTGGCAAAGAGGGATACTCACTCGTGAGTTCGGCTAAGAATGCAATTCCCTCACCCCAGCTTGGAGCACAACTTGGATCAAAAGTAACTACGTTAGGTAGCTGCTGAGCCAATCGCCGCCGGGCTTCAGTAAGTGAATGGGCTACTTGAGGATAAAGGCCTGAAATTGAAGCTTGGTGAAGCAACGACTCAGTCATGTGTTGATCGCTATCAATAATCAGCCAGTCGTAAACGACAGAAGATTGATGTCCTGATTGATGTCCTAACGTAGGAGAATATAAAGCATCCAAGACTGTACCCGTAGCTGATTTAGTGACTGATGCGTTGTTGCTCTCTAGACGGGGATAAGTTACGAAAGTGGCAGGCGTTAGATTGTCTGCAAAAGCACTAGTACTAGACTCAAGAGAACTAGAGTCAAAAGAAGAGTTGGATATAGAAGCGTCAGGTTCAAAGCGCACCAAAGAGTGCTCTAGTGAGTCAATTAGCCTCTCCAACTGTTCGATTTGTCTCGTGGTTAGGGAGGAAGTCATACTCAAATAGATTTCAATTTGGCTGGCTATCTGCGAGGCCTGATTCAACCCAAAACTACCCAGCGTGCCCTTTAAAGTATGAGCAGCAGCTTGCGATCGCCTAAGCACTGCATTCTTTTTAGTGTCGTTATCCGTTGCTTTTGTATCTACCGCTTTATGCCGCTTAGCTAAATGCGTTGAATCTTGAGCCTGCAAGAAGGGAATTACCTCATTCAAGCTAACTGCTAGCTCTAGATACTTTAGACAGTGCTGATTCCAGGTAGCGCTTAGTGGATCTAACGACTGTGTGTGCGAACCTTTAGAATCTAGAGGTTTCGGTGCCACCCCTAAGTTTCTTTCTAAAGTATTTGTTGTCTTAGCAGACATGGAAGCTGCATAGCTCACTGAGTCTAGACGGACATTCGACCAAGCTAATAAAGGTGAAGTGTGAGGCTGTTTGTGATGGAGTAACGAGCGCACCTTTATTAGCAGCTGATCTAAATCCAACGGCTTAGTTAAATAGCTGTCAGCGCCACCTTTTACACCGATTATTTTCTTAGCTACGGCTTCTTCTACACTCAAGAGTAAAATTAAAATGTCGCGGCTTTGGCTCCGAAGCCGTCGACAAAAATCGATACTCTTCAGTTCGGATAAGGACAAACCCAGCAGTACTAAGTCATAGTTGCTTCGCCTAGCTAGGCCTAATACAGACACTTCGTCAGAGGCAATATCTACCTGATAATGGTCCATCACAAGCGCACGCTCTATACGCTTGGACAAAGCACCGTCGGTTTCAACTATCAGAATTTTCGTTGTAGGTACTATCATAGAGCTTCCAAACTACTCATGCACTAATATCGGCACTCGCTTAAAAGCAGGTGTATGAGATTTAGGGTCAATCTCTGCTTTCATCAAAACATTGGCTTCGGGATAGAACATCAAGGCCGCACCGGGTCGAATCGCACCGCTAATGATTTCGATGTCGCTAAGCGTGCCAGCACTACCTTGAATGGTGACGCGCTGATGATTCAAAAATCCACCCGCTTTAATATCTTTTGGATTCATGAGGATACACTGCCGATGAGGTATACCTCTATACTTATCACCAGGCCCATAGACAATAGTATTATGCTGTCGATAGCTACGAGCAGTAATGAGGGTGAGTTGCGTTCCTGGCTGACTACCAAGTTCACTGTCCACCGATAGGCTCAGATCTGGTAACGGCGTCAGCGGCATTTTGGCCTTGCCAGAGTCGGTTTTGAACCTAGGTGTCGTGAAGATTCGCCCAGCAATGGTAAATTCTGCCTTGGTCTTGTCAATCTCTCCTATCTTTTTGTAGCCAGGGATGGTTTTAGCAATTAACTCGCGCACGTAGCGGGTATCTTGCAGCTTGCGCCAATCAATTGGGGAATTGCCATGAATGCGGTGAGCTAGCTCGGTGAGCAGATGAACTTCTGATACTAGGTCTGCAGTGTTTAGATGACTTTTACCTTCGTCGTTGAGGCGGACAAAGTTATTACCCGACTCAACAGTGGTTTTGTGAGGATTCTCGAATCGGTTGAAGACAGGAAGAATCAGCGTTTGCTTTTGACCTAATCCGTGAAAGTGACCTAGGTTTGGTTTGGTGGCGACATAGATGATTGTGTCTATCTTGCTAAGAGCGCGCTCAGCCTGGGTTAAATCTGGATTGGCTGCATAGAGATTGCCTCCTAGGCAAAATAGGGTATCTACTTGCTCCTGGTCAGCAGCTTCGATCAAGGCGCGAGCATGATAGCCCGGTTCGCGTTTGAGAGAGCGTCCGGTAATCTTCTCTAAAGCTTCTCTAAGGGCGGGTTTAATATCGTTTTTGACGCCCATCGAGCCGAAGCCCTGCACATTCGAATGTCCGCGAATAGGCATCACGCCCGCACCCATTTTACCGATATTGCCAGTGAGTAAGGCGGTATTAGCGATGCTGCAGACGTTATCAGTGCCATTCGCTTGATGAGTAATCCCCATTGCCCAGGCAAAGACAACTTTCCTAGCCTGAGCGATCAGTGTAGCTGCCGCCTCTATATCTGCTTTAGGAATGCCACAGATCTCGGTGAGCGTCTCCCAGTTAGCCCGTTGAGCTTGCGCTATCACGGCTTCCCAACCTTCTGTATGAGCTTTTAAAAAGTCCCTGTCGATTAGATCTCTTTCGATTAAGGATTTTTGGATGCCAACGAACAGCGCCAGATCGGAGCCGGGAACAGGCTGTAAGAATAAATTCGCGATATCTGAGCCAGGGACCAGGGACTTGACCGGGAAAGAAGGTGAGCCGTATTTGACCAGGCCAACCTCACGGATAGGGTTAACCACTAAGATAGTGCCACCGCGATCGCGCACCTTGATCAACTCATTCATCAGCCGAGGATGGTTCGCTGGCGCATTCGACCCTACTAACACCACACAATCAGTTTGCTTTAGACTCTCTAAGCTGACCGTAGAAGTCCCAGAGCCGAACATACTGCTAAGACCTGTGGTCGAAGGTCGATGGCATAGATCAGAGCAGTCAGCTAAATTGTTTGAGCCTAATAACCGCATCATTAGCTGTAGTATGTAGGCTGCTTCGTTAGACGAGCGCCCAGAACTATACGCAGCGACTCGAGTCGGCGGCTGACAAAACGCTTCTGCCATCAGTTCATAAGCTTTCTTCCAGGTGATGCGCTGGTAGTGAGACTCACCGGCGGTCAGCATGACAGGAAAACTTAGCCGTCCTAGCCGATCGGCCTCCATTGAGCTGAGTGTCCGTAGATGATCGATGCAGTGTGTTTCAAAAAAGTGAGGCGCTACAGGCGGTTGAAGCTCAGCGATAATCGACTCCATGCTCTTCATGCAACGCTGCACTTTCTCACCAGCCTCGTTTGTAAAGCCGCCCTTTTGCCCTCCCGTCCCCCAAGCACAGGACAAACACGCACTCTTATGAAACAACGTTTTCCATACAGGTAGACCTTTAGAAGAAAGCGTATTTTTAGCCCAGTATTCTATAACGGGTAACCCGCCACCAATTTCCTTGCCCGAATGCTTCTCTAGCTGCCCTTCGGCTGGCTGTTCCGATAGAGAAATCTCCATGCTCCCCGTCTCGGTTGTTGGGCCGGCTGTCGATGAGGAGAAATCTTCCATGAGAGTTACTAGGCGAGCTGTTTTCGAAGGTCTAAGTTAGCTAAGCGGATGGATCGTAATTGTTTGGCTACTGACAAAAACTAAAAGCGAAACAGTTATTTCTCCTTCCTGTAGAGCACCATTCTAGCTATTAAAACGTAATTGAGTTACCCTCACTGAATATCTGTTTGTATTGAAGTATAAAAGACAACTAGTTACGAGATTTAACCAGCGACTAATTCATAGAACAGTATCACAAGAGTTTTTGTCCGTAGATTAGTATTTATCTATTGTGTCTATTGATTCTATTGTGTCTTCTATATAGCAAAGCGTGGATGTATACTCTTCGAAAAGGCAGAGCCTACGCACTTTGCTATGGCACTCTGCGCTATAAGAAAAGGGGTGTAGCCTTCCTAAGTGTAGTGGAGCAAAGTGCGGAAGGCTCATATGTTAGGTTAGTCATTCAGTCAATGTGATCTGAGCCGTTTCTAGCATTGTTTAGTCACTAGACCACTTTTAGCGAACAAAGAAATTTTCCCAGAAAGATACATCAAAGTGGAATACAAGGGAATGTCAGACTGCTAATCCTATAGTCTATTTGAATAAACTAACTCGAAAGAATGAATTCAAAGTAACAGATTAGAAGATTCTGTTGGCAACAGTACTGACCACAACGCAGTTCTTCATCTTGAGAAAGTGTTACTGTTTCTTCAAATGAGTCATAGATACATAGGTATGTTTCTTAATCCTATATCAGTATCTTTTACATGATGAAAGTCTCTTCCTCAAAAAATAAGAGGCTTTCACTTTGATTTCATCATTAATTGCCAAATCCAGTCACTTTGATGATTTTAATATACAAGACAGTCTTTTTGTCATCTACCTTTTCAAATTTTTCTAAGAACCAGTAGGTTAGAGAGATTCTAAAAAGTGAAGAAAATAAATCTACTTCGAACAATATCGAGTGCAGTCACAGAGCTATTGTTCTTACGATGAGCTATAGCATAAGTAGAAGAGTACTTTGACCCTTTTGATAGTACTTCTAAATCTATAGGAGAGTTTTTCCGCTGCTCTTGTATTCGCGACGAACCAAAGCTAGAGATGGGTAAGAACGAGAGAGTTATTCTCATTCTAATGTCTTATTCCTTAGCCGTTTACGTAGATATTTAGAGGTCAGTAAGTTTGGAGCTCAGTTGTTTTATCTATGGACTACCAGTTATTCAAGCATTCTCGGACTGCGTTCCTCACCTTAATCGGGTTTTTCTCGTCTAGCAGATAGTACCGGAGCCGAGATTCAGCTTCTTCGTAGTCAATCTGCTGAAGGGCGCTGTGCGCATGTATTCGAATTCGTGAGTCTGAATCTGCTAATAGAGGAATCAGCACGGTAATTGCATCTGTTTGGCCTAACCTAGCTAAGGCTGATACAACAGACTGCTTTAGATTTGGTGAATTATCGGTAGAAACGTCAGGAAAAGGATTAGCAAGAAAATTATCAGCCGATTGTACAGATCTTCCAAGCCAAGCAATTAATGGTTTTGCAGCGTAAGGCCTGAGACTATGCTGATGAGTTTGACTTAACGCTCTCGCAATTTCTGGCTTGATAGTAGGCATAATCATCGGCGCGCTCTGCTCAAAGGCGATCGCTAGCGACCGGATAGCATTCTCTGTATCTATCCAGCCTAAAGCGCGGACAATTGCCGCTTTGACCGAGGTAGCTACGGGCTGAACTAGGGCTTGACCAAGAGCAACCACAGCGTCTTCGGTCCCTAATCTACCTAAAGCGATCGCACTTTCTGCGGCGATTTGAGAGTGATCGTGTCGCAAACATTGCTGCAGGGGGTCTACTAAATTGATGTTCGATAGCAAATCGCTACGTCGCCCGAGCGTACGAATAGCCTCTATACATATAGCGACGTCGGCATCAGTCTCAGCCTCTAACGCGGCTAGCAAAACAGGTGTGATTCGTGGGTCGTGGAAGCTACCAAGCGCTTCAATAGCCACTGCCCGAATCTCTGCATTGTCGTCTTTAACAACACTAAGCAAAGGCTCTATCGTCGCGCTGCGGCGAATATGTGCGAGCACTTTGACAGCTACGATTCGCCGTTCTATAGGCTGGTCAAGGCTAAGCAGGTCGCTGACCGTATCAATGGCGCTATTGCCAATACGGATGAGTGCGTTGCGCACCTCTATTTTAAGATCTTCATTTTGAGTGG
It includes:
- a CDS encoding response regulator is translated as MIVPTTKILIVETDGALSKRIERALVMDHYQVDIASDEVSVLGLARRSNYDLVLLGLSLSELKSIDFCRRLRSQSRDILILLLSVEEAVAKKIIGVKGGADSYLTKPLDLDQLLIKVRSLLHHKQPHTSPLLAWSNVRLDSVSYAASMSAKTTNTLERNLGVAPKPLDSKGSHTQSLDPLSATWNQHCLKYLELAVSLNEVIPFLQAQDSTHLAKRHKAVDTKATDNDTKKNAVLRRSQAAAHTLKGTLGSFGLNQASQIASQIEIYLSMTSSLTTRQIEQLERLIDSLEHSLVRFEPDASISNSSFDSSSLESSTSAFADNLTPATFVTYPRLESNNASVTKSATGTVLDALYSPTLGHQSGHQSSVVYDWLIIDSDQHMTESLLHQASISGLYPQVAHSLTEARRRLAQQLPNVVTFDPSCAPSWGEGIAFLAELTSEYPSLPILVISEQDSLTARVNVVRSGGCTFLHKPMDVAQILETVAYTVTKRASTDVRIVALDDNPETLLHLQSLLGPWGFQLTLLSEPTQLWQALEKTLPDLLILDLEMPQFNGLELCQVIRSDPRTAQIPILFLSAHTAPEIVREVFEAGADDYISKPVVDHELIGRILNRLERQRLLRKLAEIDSLTGLSRRRQSAETLERLLRLSVRQGVPLCMALLDLDHFKQINDRYGHDVGDQVLKVFAEYLRNSFRGEDVVARWGGEEFVVGLYNVSKERSLQRLNTLRESFGQHIFQAKSSAFYQSDLLLEFQVSLSGGMVTAPADGETVEMLYRRADQALYRAKAAGRNQICIFGR
- a CDS encoding YcxB family protein, whose translation is MADFVDVIFTIRRSEYIRAIRRYYKTKLNLWRDGAVSVFMFAVGIYLLQSVGIPFFAWLLIVLSVCLLALTLYSLLLLPQIIYRSQPKLKSEYRLRFREDAIRFQTDEIDSEVKWSFYHSWQRDQEFYLLYHGERDLSVIPRRALQRQDDDRLFELLKRRISKQIQ
- a CDS encoding response regulator; this encodes MAKRVLVVDDDEGIREVIQLSLESKTDWTVWTAASGKEGISIAQSKPLDLILIDVVMPEEDGIAVYKKLQDRESTRTIPVLLLTGNTDVSDQKEFMALGVDGIITKPFKYEVLAQTIAQTVGW
- a CDS encoding FdhF/YdeP family oxidoreductase — protein: MEDFSSSTAGPTTETGSMEISLSEQPAEGQLEKHSGKEIGGGLPVIEYWAKNTLSSKGLPVWKTLFHKSACLSCAWGTGGQKGGFTNEAGEKVQRCMKSMESIIAELQPPVAPHFFETHCIDHLRTLSSMEADRLGRLSFPVMLTAGESHYQRITWKKAYELMAEAFCQPPTRVAAYSSGRSSNEAAYILQLMMRLLGSNNLADCSDLCHRPSTTGLSSMFGSGTSTVSLESLKQTDCVVLVGSNAPANHPRLMNELIKVRDRGGTILVVNPIREVGLVKYGSPSFPVKSLVPGSDIANLFLQPVPGSDLALFVGIQKSLIERDLIDRDFLKAHTEGWEAVIAQAQRANWETLTEICGIPKADIEAAATLIAQARKVVFAWAMGITHQANGTDNVCSIANTALLTGNIGKMGAGVMPIRGHSNVQGFGSMGVKNDIKPALREALEKITGRSLKREPGYHARALIEAADQEQVDTLFCLGGNLYAANPDLTQAERALSKIDTIIYVATKPNLGHFHGLGQKQTLILPVFNRFENPHKTTVESGNNFVRLNDEGKSHLNTADLVSEVHLLTELAHRIHGNSPIDWRKLQDTRYVRELIAKTIPGYKKIGEIDKTKAEFTIAGRIFTTPRFKTDSGKAKMPLTPLPDLSLSVDSELGSQPGTQLTLITARSYRQHNTIVYGPGDKYRGIPHRQCILMNPKDIKAGGFLNHQRVTIQGSAGTLSDIEIISGAIRPGAALMFYPEANVLMKAEIDPKSHTPAFKRVPILVHE
- a CDS encoding circularly permuted type 2 ATP-grasp protein encodes the protein MNFDTYDPQDLYDEYFVAAGKLRPDLAPILEWFQSLPSQNMSQIKAKLEAVLEELGATFSLDDEERVLPFDPVPRVITAEEWQRLTAGLTQRVTALNMFCADVYGDQRIIHEGVIPRDVIESALRFRPECMGMKPPQGIWCHISGIDLVRNSDGNWYVLEDNLRVPSGIAYVLKNRLAMERVLPELMAAFDPRPVADYAQQLRSVMDLMTSDSHSPEFNSHMAVLTPGAHSSAYFEHQLLAEQMGIALIVPDDVTMSEGYLCYRTDKGSQRLDAIYRRGDTEMFADLDLGEDYPDSTATLIDLCRQGKLAIANAIGAGIGDDKVIYAYVPEMIRFYLDEEPLLPNVPTYLCWRESDRDYVLDHLEELVVKAASAEGGDDMLVGINSTAEERQAFAQKIRDKPREYMAQPTIYLSQIPTVVEGGIEGRHTDLRPYVLHKDDEIYVHPGGLTRVALEKGKLVVNSSQGGGAKDTWVLK
- a CDS encoding HEAT repeat domain-containing protein produces the protein MSEKSMAEVIDQAIASLEENDFHSQWQDAKQLSRQIAQWGDHPVPYLVNRLRTASDLHTQWFLVRVLSQFDQIEGIEAIAHLLATTQNEDLKIEVRNALIRIGNSAIDTVSDLLSLDQPIERRIVAVKVLAHIRRSATIEPLLSVVKDDNAEIRAVAIEALGSFHDPRITPVLLAALEAETDADVAICIEAIRTLGRRSDLLSNINLVDPLQQCLRHDHSQIAAESAIALGRLGTEDAVVALGQALVQPVATSVKAAIVRALGWIDTENAIRSLAIAFEQSAPMIMPTIKPEIARALSQTHQHSLRPYAAKPLIAWLGRSVQSADNFLANPFPDVSTDNSPNLKQSVVSALARLGQTDAITVLIPLLADSDSRIRIHAHSALQQIDYEEAESRLRYYLLDEKNPIKVRNAVRECLNNW
- a CDS encoding peroxiredoxin, with the protein product MTLQLGDVAPDFTQKSSMGDINFHEWAGDSWVVLFSHPADYTPVCTTELGLVGSLQDEFKKRNVKTIALSVDGVESHQGWIKDIDETQNTSVNYPILADDDKKVATLYGMLHPESSTGNTLTVRSVFVIDPNKKIRLTITYPASTGRNFDEILRVIDSLQLTDYHQVATPGNWQDGGDCVVVPSISTEDAKKQFPKGVTEVKPYLRMTPQPNK
- a CDS encoding YbaY family lipoprotein; the encoded protein is MSSSKRVRISQLAQTPEAEDEVTNLPEGTLPEGTLVFSQTPDIAVRVYTLDGQPRLNLYNKQTGITELRGVPATAESTASGTTYRYAGELTVEIAIAQSGEQIITINGQPQQKGETVTGTVSYLPRIALPPDAVVEVSLVEIGQPNEPVSSLASTQILSGGRQVPFSFELPYDLEQIDPSLSYGLSAKITVDNTLQFATTSDLPVITNGNPTEVAVQVEQVDSTEVVSEEGTLIGTVWQLQQISYNNDELLETTSPSNYTLEFLEDGQVAIRADCNQVKGRFTTEGSSLSIELGASTLAICPPESIDQRYLQALQGGVIYFFQEGDLFIDIKYDTGTMRFSPAV